CTTATTGTGTAAAGGAGTTTGTTTCGCTGGTTTCGGCTTCGATTTTGTCGATTTGTGACTCTTGGAAGAGGATTTTATGGAAGATATCCCAGTCTTGAACGGTAATGGAGTGTAACCAGTTTTTCCTACATACTGTttaaacaaataaaatgaaattatgcCTCATGCGTgataacaaaataattatatattagaaaatataatattaggtcgtccggaaagttcGCCGTTTAGGATCTTACCTCGTTCTGCTTAAATAAACAAACCACACTATCGCCAATCGTGTGGCCACCAGTTATCCTCTGGTGAGGCAAGAGAACAGTTCTTGATGTTAGTAGAAAGTGTATTGAGTGTTTTTTGCGTAGTGAAAGATGGAAGACCAAAAGATGCATTTCAGGCTATGCATGCCGCAGCATTCATGCTAGTCGTAGCATTCATGCTATTTCTCCAAGCCAATAGACATTTGCAACATTAAACCCACTAGCCGTTGTTGAATGTAGTGAAGGAAAGTGTGATAGGAGTTATGGTGATCGGTCTATAACTATTCAAATAGTCCGGAATTTAGGAGGTTTAGAGCCGGAAATTTTAATTTGAAAGATGAAGATCGCAGCAAACGTCCATCCACCACTGATAATGACTTCATCAAGGCCTACTTCGATAAAAACCCAAGGTCTAGTGTTTGTGAGATAGCATATGCTTTAAACATTCCGCGAACAACGATTCATGAGCATTTAACAAATGGGTACGTTAATCGCTACgaagtgtttttttttttctttttttttttttttttttttttttaactttgtttattaattccaggttttacatatttttttttacatgattttttttccagaataaacgctgaattctaattgtagggtggtacaggcaaaagtaccgatacgcgacggtacgacgtagccatgcattattacattcttttctctttttttttttttgagattattattgttattgttaaataaaataaaattaagccgctgttgcgctgtgcttatgtacgatattttaatttatgtcctgaaagcctggacgcaaaaacaggacagatCGCTACGAAGTGTGGGCCCTCATGAACTGACTGAGAGTAATCTCTTAAATCGAATCTCGACATGCGATTTGTTAATTCAACGCAACAAAAGAGAGCCATTTTTAAAGAAGTTAATTACTAAAGATGAAAGTTGTATTCTCTACGACAACACTACGCGATCTTGGTCGAATCGACATAAGCGTTCTCCAACGATAACAAGACCTGGATTTCACCCGAAGAAGGTGCTGATTTTAATTTGCTAGGACTGGAATGGTATCCTCTACTACTAATTACTTCCGAGTGAGCAAACGATCAACAGTGAAAAATATTGCACTTAATTCGAAAAACTTAAGGAAGCCATTATCACAAAACATGCTGAAGTGGTGAACGTACGTGGCGTCGTGTTCCACCACGATAAGAAGTCACACGTTTCTTTAGCAGTGCGAACGAAACTTCTAGAGTTTGATTGGGATGTTTTAACATATTCTCCATACTCTCCAGATCTTGTACCATCGAACTATTATTTGTTTCTCTTCCTAAAGAATTTTCTTCGCAATAGAAAATTTCAATTAGTAAACGAAGTGAAAAACGGCCtcgaagaatattttaaaagtaaGCCAAGAGAGTTTTGGAAAAATGGCATTATGAGACTCCCGGAGAGATGGCAAAAGATGGTAAAAGAGAAAGGATCATACGTTATTTAAGAAAAGtaggaaatatattttatacttaccTCCTGtttaaaaaacgaaaagaaCTTTCTGGACAACCTAATAACTACGTATTATACTATTCTAAAATTATAGTTtgtaatgaaattattttataattgtagtattaaaataaaatggaaaattatgtataataaatataataaaattaaaattcatatatctttctctatactgcattgcatatattttataGATATAATGTATCTCATATATCTGAAACATCTAATAAACAAAGCTAGAAGCAAAACTCACTTTCGTTTGAAGATGTCTATTCTTCGACAAAAGATAGCCCACCAAAGAACTTTTGCTCTTTGGTTTTTTAGCAACTATCGTTTCCGTGAGGTGTCTGACACCTCCGGATGAGCACATTAACTTCCTGGGTCGACCAACCTTCCGTTTCTTCGATGCCGAACTAGAACTCGCGATAGTAGGTGCTGGAGATGATGTATCATACCCAAGTTGCATACATTTGTCAGAGATCTGAtgaaatttattagaaaaaaattctttatttataCACATATGTTATAGTCTCTTCAACTCCTTATATCTAATACTTAGCGAATCGAATAGGGAGATCTCCTCGCTTTAAAATACATTGCTGCATGATCGATCGGGGAGATATCCCATTTTGAGCTTGGAAACGCGTTCTTGTTATCTATAACCAATTTAGTGGTGAACTTAACTGATATATTTCAATTATGAGATATTCGTTCCTACTAATCTTAATATTTAATTGTCATAAAAACATtcgaaattttaaaattaatgaaattaataaaacatatcacataaatgaaatatatcaaTAAAGATCTTAATATCgtgataatataattaatatatatgttatatatgtatatatatatatatatatatatatgtatatatatatgattatattatgttctttatatatatagcaaaatttatatataatttatgatatgatatgatatgatattatatatatatatatatatatatatataatacattataactaTCTTTAATTTGAGCGTTAcagacaaataattttttattatttcttgtcattaaaataaatcttttttcattttttatgttCTTCTTAACAATTCCTTGCGTTTTAATTTGGTATCTTAATTCGTCAAAAATAATAGAATTGTcctcatttataaaattttgtattataattacaaatataaagtataaaaattttattagctCCAATTATTTAATAGTCTACTTCTACTTTTTCTGGTGTTTTCATTGGTTCGTATTTAATGATTTACCCGTCTTGTGCTTTTCTCATCGTCCTCTTGCGGCGATTTGTTTGTTGGTAGTTCGGTGATTGGTGAAGCAACTGGTGCAACGGACATGGGAATACTTGGTATACTATCCAGTAATTTGATGTGGCTCCTTTGTTCACCCAGTTTTACCAAATTCACGTTACATCTTGGCATAGCTAGGACAGCTGAAGCTAATGGCTGCGGAGCTCCATCGGACGATTGCGATGGAGATTTGTGGGGTGAAGATGTCGATTCCAACGCCGGTGTGGATGTGACGAGACCGTGGTCGGAACTGTGAACATTATTAATTGTGTtttattaatcatttttatGGTAACTCAAtgattttctattaaaattttaatcaaaGCTTTTTCAATTAAGTTATTCAAGAAATCTTGCAGTAAGAAAAATAttctgcatatatatatatttataaactataTTTTTTTCAAACTATAAAAATCGTCTTAGTCGTTATGAGAAAGGAACTATCCTACGTGAAAAAGTAAGTTAATAATGCGAAACAAAATCTTTTTACATTAATCCCTTATAAAGAGTTTCATATAAGACTTCGTTTGTGAAAGTATGAAGTGGTGAAATTTTGTTatctagaaaaatataattaaatgcaTGCATATATAATGATTTTTCAAAGCAAATTTTCTCAAAGCTAGAAATGGAAATTCTATGTTTCTTGTTTCTTGTTTACTACCTTAAAAAGATCAATTTAATACATGATATACTATAAAAAATAAGCATATACATTCTAacataaatatatgaaatagcAAAATTTATATCTACGTAAACATATTTAAAATGATTTAATAATAGAGTGTAGAATTTGACTTACTTAGAAGAATGGCTCTTCTTGCGCGGTCTCCCAGAACTCTTTTTCTCGTCTTTCTTTGGGATCAATTTAGACAATTCTTTCTGCGTTTCTCTATATTGTCTTTGAATGTCAGCCAACCTGACTCTCATGTCAAGTTCCATGGCATCCATGTTCGGCCAATCTGCATCATTATCAATGTGCCCTTTTCTAGCGATAAACTTCTTTGCGTCTAGTTTCGCTTGCAAATTTCTGTAATCGTGACAATCTCGATGTTCTCCCAAGATATGTCTTCTGTCCTCATATCTGCTATCTTCGTCGTTTTCCATTTTATCATCCGAACACATCTTTTCATCGTACATTTCATCATCAGAATCCGATAGAAAATCATCAATAGATTCCTTGCTGCTATATGTTTCATTCATATGATACTGTTCGTAtgttctttcatatttttcaagACTTTCGTCTCTTTCGTAGTTTACATCATTGTAAGGACTACTAGTACAAAGGGGAGAGTCTTGTAACATATCATTATCTTCTTCATCCACATAAATATCATCTTCAGAAAAATTTATGCATCCTCTTGTATTTTCATTCATCATAGACACAATTTCTTCTGTCTCATTTTCATCATACCGTTTATCACAATCATCATCTTCGGAATACGAGTCGAGAATAGATTCCTCATCTTCCAAATTGCTATCGGTTTTGAGCCTCTTGCAATCTTCAAAATTTTCTTGCACGTACTTTCTCTTTTCCGATGGCTCTGTTTTATTTTCTGGGACATTTGCTCTGCCCAGGTTCAATAATAATCTACCAGCACGAGATACCTCTTCTTGCGAATTCTCCAGATTCGACTTCTGGGAAGCCTTATTCTCTACTTCCTCCATAAATCTTTGCTCTGCCAAAGCGCACAGCAACCCCAAAGGGCTGTTCACGTTGTTGCTGTGGTTGATGTTGGAGCCCTTTTCCACAGGAAAAATTACTCTGCCCTTGATAGCCGATCTGTCTAATTCAGACCTTCTACTGCCGTTTAATCTCATGCGTTCCAACTCCGCAACACTATTTGACAGTAATTCTAAGCCGCTAATATCAACTATAGGTCTCGATCTAGAATTAATAGATAATCTAGATTTGGGAGTTTCATTAAGCGTCAAGGCCAACGAGTTTTCTAGCGGTtcaaattttccttttttaggCGTTACCGCGTTATCGTTCGTGCATTGCATTTCACAGACCTCGGGCGGCGAGACATTCTCCTTTTTCACGACAGGTTCTTTATCGTCGTTTAACTCCATATTATCATTACTGCTTCTCGCGTCGCTATTACTATTGTTCAAAAAGTACTTTATGGGCAGGGGATGCTTGCTACTCGTAAGAGAATCGCAAGGATGTTCGGTCGTTGTTACGTAATTAGGGACATCCTGAGAATCTTTAGCCGGACGAGCATTTTCCGAAGAAGATACCTCAAGTTCTCGTGCCACCTCGTATTTTTCCATGAACTGAGAGTTCTCGCAGGATCTCAGAATGTGTTTTTTCAAACCGTTTTCTAGTTTTCTCGGCGGTGTTTCTGAATGTTTCCTTGATCGAAGATTTTCTGCACTTTTCTCTTTCGAGTCGTCCGCTTTTTGAGGTGTCGTTTCCTGTAAAGCTGCAGCTGCGTTCTTTTTCAACTTCTCCACCACGTTCTCAATTCCAGGATGAGACTTTTCAACAATGTGCCTCTTAGACAGGTCCTGACACTTTGGCTTTTCCGTGGTTGATGTTGGTTCGCATCTGTATGAATAATCTTCATACATTGCTTCATCTGCTTCTTGCTTTATCACGATTGGTTCGACCACCTGTTCCACAGAATCGATGTTCGGCATATCGAATGACCTTACAATGACCTGTGGACGCGGATCGGTTGCCTGCGATCGCTCGTCATTACTCTTCTCAAAACTTTTATAATTCGGATCGATCTCTACTTTTGATTCTTTCGGATCCTCCGATAGTTTTGGAATTTGATTGATTTCTGGCGTTTCGACCGAAGAATTTGCATGTCTGTGTAACTCAGTCGCCGACATTTCATCTGGTTTAGGTAATTCGGCCTGTAAAATGTAACGTGAATGTTATTGAAAGTTGTATAAAATTGATACTTTGTAATTTCTTATCGGTCGATGAAATCGAATGAttttaacacttagccaaccgaatAGGCAGATTTTCCTTCTGCGAAGTACATCGCTGCCGTGACCGAACGGGGAGATTTCTCTTTTTGACTTTAGCAAcgcggttttttttttttttttttttttttgttaaccGATTTAGTGGTGTTAAACTTAATTAAAAAGATACACTATCAGTTATTCGAACGATATCACAttggaaaaaatattgaaatgcattgtgaatttttaatttcaagttCAAATCGTATTATTTAtctttaatcatttttaatgtttttaattctatctatatttttttatacttttaatatatactATCAATTTGATGTTTTGCATAAACGATATGTAAAATCGTTAAACAAAATTATcaccggaaaatataattgaccgtttaaataatttttagacttCTTTGTTTTTTAAGTAGTGAAAATTAATCCTCGATACTTGGAAAAATGCGCGCTGGGCAGCATATAAATTCGTATGTTCGAGCGCGGTGGAAATATATAGCTCGCTGTGGCGCGcgcggttggctaagtgttaataATTACATTGCGTTTGGTTTATTTTTTTCGTAAAGAGTAACATTGAGAGACTCATggttccataaaatatttcttatttaagtTCAATGATAGTTATGAAATAAtcaattttatcttttataataataataattaatttaataataattaatttataataattaatatcgaGAGTTGactatcgtattatatatattaacaaataacattattttgcacattaattttcttcatctaataatcaaaaaattgtatacttttctttttatcgatATCGAGCGTCGACTGACTATCACGCGATATTATATACAAGAAACGAAAGATGTTTCTCTATATGTCGATGTTACTGTTTCGttaatataataacatataatCGAATTACTGAACAAGTGACATGTTAAAAACCTTCAATTTCCAAGTATAATATGTTATTCTATATTATTGTTTTTACTTTATATCTAACAAGAAATACGTCACATATgcgtatataaataatattttgttagTGATACTCGAAAGCTAAAAATCATTcaataatgtaaaatattatgaaaaatattattaatctaaaataaaatgtagcgcagaagaaaaagaagaaagttgtTCATtactaaataattatataattgatCATCTTTTacttcaaattttctataaaaaaaaaaaatttcccaAAAAATATGGTTTTCTTAGTTATGCCACTCTTCTAATGAATCAACGATAACGAAAATCAAATAACACTCACAgcataaaatttcatattaaacGTGTATTATCATTATAATCAAATATATTACTCCTCATAAAGAAAAACAAGGTGTTACAACGCGAAACTTCTCGatctccaaaaaaaaaaaaattaacatTTTCGCCTAACGTcgaaaaacaagaaacaataaaTTCTTTGATTCTTACCTCGCACTTTTCGTCGGCAACTTTTGTATCCGCCTCTTTCTCCTGTTCAGCACTCGAAGTTTCCTGCGGATAATTCTTTTTCTCGTCTCTGAGTCTATCCAAGGAATGATCTCGTCTTCTTCCAAAGAATTCCAAATTCTCATGAAAACTATCGCAATTCTCTTCGGTTATTTCAATAATTCTCGGTCCAGTTCGCACATCTCGACCTGATATCCTATCCTCGGCGAACTGTTGCTCGCCTTCCTCCTCCATGTGATTTCTATCAACATGTTCTCTATCAATCTGCCGTGTAACCACGTGTTCGATCGTTCTATCGATCGACGTGACGCTTCTACACTCCTTCGTGATAGAATATTTCGGGCAATCAGCCATGTTGATGACAGTATTTTCAGCTTTATCCACTTTACCCACTATGCTACAGACCGCTGGATTTACGGTTGTTGTTGTGGTGGTTATTCGAACAACGTTGCACACCTTCTCCGGTGAGGCAGCCACGATCTCGAAGTTGGTCAAATTCGTCAAGTTGGTAGTGGTAGTGGTTAAGTTAGCCGAATTCTGTAGTTGACAGGGACTCAAACTTTGTTCCTGTTTAACGGATGCCTCGATCAAAGATTGCTCCTGATCTTCGGATTCCGGTGCGTCTGTCTGATTCGACGCGTCTTGTACGCCTACTATTGGCGCTACTTCAGCTGGCTCGATCGCGTGGATCGTCGTTACCTCTGGCGGTGGCGTCAAACACGAAACCGGAGAAGTCGCCTTCGACAGAAACGAATTTCGCTGGAACGCAAGGGATATTCCAGGATCAAATATTGGTGAGTTAGGAAACGACGAATTTCGACAAAGTTGGACCAAGCTGGGAAATCGAACTGGGTCAACAATTCCGGGCAACTGCCTCGAATTGACTACTTCGGGGGTTTTTAAACGCCATTTGAATCTTTAGGGATCGTTGATTGAATTGAATTGATATTTGAGTATGTGGCACTGATTAAATGTAGATTTCTTGGCCATTATAATGGAAATTATATACGTTTGTAAATATTAGGCAATGCACTTATAATTTCATGTTTTCGAGACATTTGCGCGAGGAGagttaatatgaatataaaatgacatCGTTCTGCTTGTATTTGTAAGCGTAATAAGAAGTTTAATGCATATCCGAGGCGATATTGATAAGTTAGAAAATGATTTGATATAGTTATTCCTATACTTATAAAATGTTCTGATAGACTTTCAAAATTATagatttttatgatttcatgttatgtaaaatatcaattcggaAATGTTATACTATACTTGAAAAAATTATGCAAATAAAGTTGTTGTTATTAAAAAAATCTATAATACATAATGATATACAATACCCGTGATTTTATTATTCGAAATATTCAATAtgtgtatattataaataaactttacactatatatatatatacattatatatatttttatatatataaaatatataaaaattggtACCATAGTACCATTCTACAAAGAACAGCAATGAAGTGAGACCATTAAATGATTCTGATTTATAATTACACAGGCTAATCAAACTAGATGAATGCTAGAAAAGAAACTATAATAATAACTACAACGTAATTTTACTAAAAAAATAGTGTACTTTTAAATcaagaaaaataagaataataaaaacaaacaagcagaataacgttacacgctttCACATTTTCTTTCTGGTCTCCAAACGAATAGGGAATactaataaaatatcaatatcGTTCCTCAACATCGAATACGCACAACTTAAGCACAACGAACATCAAATATATTCGACGAAGGTTACGCTTATTGTCCACCGCTTTGTCCGGGCGATCGGTATGATCGTTTCAAAATTGCTTCGTCCAATTTTGTTATAATTTGTCGCAATGCATTGTAATATTATAACAGAAAGAACCAAAAGCCAAAGACTATAGCGTTGTTTCGTATGCAGAGTTAAATGAATTGGTCGAGATTTGATAACTGAAAATATAGAATTATCTGAAATCTATCACTGGTTTGATATAGCTTCTATTCGATTGCTACAATCGATCAAGATCATTGAAATCGTTACAATTGAAAACAGAACCGTATTCCACAGATATAAGTATGcaatttaaccctttgagtgctacgCACGCGTATATGCTACCAGCGAAAACTACCCGCGTGAACTATGGacacatatatatgcgtttatCAATTTTCATCCACTCACTCGCGAGCGAGATTCTTTCAGTAGCGTATGAACGATACACGCGTATTTCTTAGCGAACGACAAGAAACaagagaaaaatgaaagttgATTTACCTTCTGTACGCTTTGTGAAGAGTTCACTTGTTACACTACGAGAATTATGACGACGCACAAAAATTTGTCGCACTGCGTTCTGACTACGTCCACGTTACGAGCGAAACTAACAGATCTGCTTCTATGAAGGTACGAAAACTGGACTATGAGTAACAGGTGCGATGTTACCGTACTGGGGACGCTCTGGGCGGAGAATTACTAAGAGCAAGTACGAATGCAAGGTTTACTTACTGACTAACAATCCGTAAGAAATATTGTGGAAAATTTTCGGGCGTCGAAAGTTCAAAACAATGTTATAAACATGCAATCTATAAATGCAATTTATGTTACGTTtgattcaaaaaaaaaaatagcccGTCCTGAACGATTGCAACCGATACTCGCGGAATCTTTCCACGCGacgtattcagcactcaaatgATTAatccaatatttaatatttaatatttaatatttaatatttaatatataatatttatctgCTGCAATAAATTATATTGATGTGGACATAGCAAAATAATTTCAACATGCGCGAAAGTAATAATGAtagatatatgaaatattttaatacagctTTTACTTCTAATTATATCAGAAAACGTAATGCCAATGAGAAGAAAGTGTttcgataattaattattctatataaattttgaaaaaaaatttaGTTTACAAGATAATTTATATTCGATCGCTACAATCGATCAAGATCATTGAAATCGCTACAATTGAAAACAGAACCGTATTACACAGATATAAGTATGcaatttaaccctttgagtgctacgCACGCGTATATGCTACCAGCGAAAACTACCCGCGTGAACTATGGACACATATATATGCGGTTATCAATTTTCATCCCCTCACTCGCGAGCGAGATTCTTTCAGTAGCGTATGAACGATACACGCGTATTTCTTAGCGAACGACAAGAAACaagagaaaaatgaaagttgATTTACCTTCTGTACGCTTTGTGAAGAGTACACTTGTTACACTACGAGAATTATGACGACGCACAAAAATTTGTCGCACTGCGTTCTGACTACGTCCACGTTACGAGCGAAACTAACAGATCTGCTTCTATGAAGGTACGAAAACTGAACTATGAGTAACAGGTACGATGTTGCCGTAGTGGGGACGCTCTGGGCGGAGAATTACTAACGGTAAGTACGAATGCAAGGTTTACTTATTGACTAACAATCCGTAAGAAATATTGTGGAAAATTTTCGGGCGTCGAAAGTTCAAAACAATGTTATAAACATGCAATCTATAAATGCAATTTATGTTACGTTtgattcaaaaaaaaaaatagcccGTCCTGAACGATTGCAACCGATACTCGCGGAATCTTTCCACGCGacgtattcagcactcaaatgATTAatccaatatttaatatttaatatttaatatctaatatttaatatataatatttatctgCTGCAATAAATTATATTGATGTGGACATAGCAAAATAATTTCAACATGCGCGAAAGTAATAATGAtagatatatgaaatattttaatacagctTTTACTTCTAATTATATCAGAAAACGTAATGCCAATGAGAAGAAAGTGTttcgataattaattattctatataaattttgaaaaaaaatttaGTTTACAAGATAATTTATATTCGATCGCTACAATCGATCAAGATCATTGAAATCGCTACAATTGAAAACAGAATCGTATTACACAGATATAAGTATGcaatttaaccctttgagtgctacgCACGCGTATATGCTACCAGCGAAAACTACCCGCGTGAACTATGGacacatatatatgcgtttatCAATTTTCATCCACTCAGTCGCGAGCGAGATTCTTTCAGTAGCGTATGAACGATACACGCGTATTTCTTAGCGAACGACAAGAAACaagagaaaaatgaaagttgATTTACCTTCTGTACGCTTTGTGAAGAGTTCACTTGTTACACTACGAGAATTATGACGACGCACAAAAATTTGTCGCACTGCGTTCTGACTACGTCCACGTTACGAGCGAAACTAACAGATCTGCTTCTATGAAGGTACGAAAACTGAACTATGAGTAACAGGTGCGATGTTGCCGTAGTGGGGACGCTCTGGGCGGAGAATTACTAACGGTAAGTACGAATGCAAGGTTTACTTACTGACGAACAATCCGTAAGAAATATTGTGGAAAATTTTCGGGCGTCGAAAGT
This portion of the Bombus affinis isolate iyBomAffi1 chromosome 1, iyBomAffi1.2, whole genome shotgun sequence genome encodes:
- the LOC126919558 gene encoding uncharacterized protein LOC126919558 isoform X5, whose protein sequence is MRNVSLSHHTSHHASYHHFQPDNLGSSTAMAVGGATLVHCGGPGGEDRPAHLAIPSGALAPSLNAALGSSLNSSLNSSINSTLGSIGAAASAATAATAAATAAWPPTLWQYPAAAAAAAAAAAAMPMEPVGFPQMGVGLQGGLQLVRDPTTGHLLLIHAAEQMQQAVVWPNYSNHNNGNVAPPPLLLPPPPPSLQLLSDIGGARLVLTESKRKQQSTLPIVKIEADCGTSPTTIITSTESTKALQTVTSMTGTLVPDAPLVTTLHYYPHAPALVQISQAEPTHCRSQRNSFLSKATSPVSCLTPPPEVTTIHAIEPAEVAPIVGVQDASNQTDAPESEDQEQSLIEASVKQEQSLSPCQLQNSANLTTTTTNLTNLTNFEIVAASPEKVCNVVRITTTTTTVNPAVCSIVGKVDKAENTVINMADCPKYSITKECRSVTSIDRTIEHVVTRQIDREHVDRNHMEEEGEQQFAEDRISGRDVRTGPRIIEITEENCDSFHENLEFFGRRRDHSLDRLRDEKKNYPQETSSAEQEKEADTKVADEKCEAELPKPDEMSATELHRHANSSVETPEINQIPKLSEDPKESKVEIDPNYKSFEKSNDERSQATDPRPQVIVRSFDMPNIDSVEQVVEPIVIKQEADEAMYEDYSYRCEPTSTTEKPKCQDLSKRHIVEKSHPGIENVVEKLKKNAAAALQETTPQKADDSKEKSAENLRSRKHSETPPRKLENGLKKHILRSCENSQFMEKYEVARELEVSSSENARPAKDSQDVPNYVTTTEHPCDSLTSSKHPLPIKYFLNNSNSDARSSNDNMELNDDKEPVVKKENVSPPEVCEMQCTNDNAVTPKKGKFEPLENSLALTLNETPKSRLSINSRSRPIVDISGLELLSNSVAELERMRLNGSRRSELDRSAIKGRVIFPVEKGSNINHSNNVNSPLGLLCALAEQRFMEEVENKASQKSNLENSQEEVSRAGRLLLNLGRANVPENKTEPSEKRKYVQENFEDCKRLKTDSNLEDEESILDSYSEDDDCDKRYDENETEEIVSMMNENTRGCINFSEDDIYVDEEDNDMLQDSPLCTSSPYNDVNYERDESLEKYERTYEQYHMNETYSSKESIDDFLSDSDDEMYDEKMCSDDKMENDEDSRYEDRRHILGEHRDCHDYRNLQAKLDAKKFIARKGHIDNDADWPNMDAMELDMRVRLADIQRQYRETQKELSKLIPKKDEKKSSGRPRKKSHSSNSDHGLVTSTPALESTSSPHKSPSQSSDGAPQPLASAVLAMPRCNVNLVKLGEQRSHIKLLDSIPSIPMSVAPVASPITELPTNKSPQEDDEKSTRRISDKCMQLGYDTSSPAPTIASSSSASKKRKVGRPRKLMCSSGGVRHLTETIVAKKPKSKSSLVGYLLSKNRHLQTKYVGKTGYTPLPFKTGISSIKSSSKSHKSTKSKPKPAKQTPLHNKNVISSIIAEKAKLSQEVKLDKQSKMKPKLKAEAKVKTWEDDETSSVTENILPESIAEEPVKEIPVDTAQPTENEPEKNKHEKSKKKKRKSSSSSPSRHKLSDRDKKESKRRKSLECKECKECAKAARAEKTESLNKCKLTSAHLAIDQLRVLTAMGGLFYAGRLSAVQAPDVYAITLDGERGNRPHIHSREEILRDAIVEVCPTSTKELPPGTRLCAYWSQQYRCLYPGTSVEPSEPDPELDEKFVSVEFDDGDSGRIALDDIRLLQPDYPVVEYDPNPLLSLGKRRRQTSMSTEDKRSSSNSQPSTSTNTNNVLPPVLSTTSCYVSPSDAQSLDRPKVDDVDAKVLEEYRERKRMKKRRRDKLKKLQETQEGKKKHRRRKFCEEHRKHKHRKHRKHKHRHSHHSSHSEGSHISSGESCCGQKSEEELPKETVATVECEEQVEEEPVVTQEEVAPEPIKEPVREEKPEKPEKPEKPEKSRKTDKKSKVRERQESVESRSKMAAFLPARQLWGWAGKGYRRPGAKGRAKKQFFRAIQRGSETIQIGDSAVFLSTGRPDRPYIGRIESMWETSSSNMIVKVKWFYHPEETVGCPKNLKYPGALFESPHMDENDVQTISHKCEVLPLQEYTDKLGKEPHRYLTIYDNNDIYYLAGYYDPTTYLLTMQPGVV